The Salinibaculum sp. SYNS191 genome has a window encoding:
- a CDS encoding lycopene cyclase domain-containing protein, whose protein sequence is MSPALTYLDFLALFVVLPLSLLTVASAVRYRPDRASRRVQVGGVALMVALALVYTTPWDNYLIARGVWFYGEGTVFMRIGEMPLGEYLFVVFQSVMVGVWTFALDGRVDPTIGHSWRDRLLGGLAGLAVGAVGVAFLLGPPETLYLGAIFTWAAPVFALQWAVGWRYLVAVRRRVAAMLAVPVVYLSTIDRYAIEQGLWTISPEYSTGLTVAGLPVEEGAFFLCTSLFVVQALVLLRWVIARWG, encoded by the coding sequence ATGTCTCCCGCACTCACCTACCTCGATTTCCTCGCCCTCTTCGTCGTCCTCCCGTTGTCGCTTCTGACCGTCGCGTCCGCCGTCCGGTACCGCCCCGACCGCGCGTCGCGGCGCGTCCAGGTCGGCGGCGTGGCACTCATGGTCGCGCTCGCGCTCGTCTACACGACCCCGTGGGACAACTACCTCATCGCCCGCGGCGTCTGGTTCTACGGCGAGGGGACCGTGTTCATGCGCATCGGCGAGATGCCCCTGGGTGAGTACCTCTTCGTCGTCTTCCAGTCGGTCATGGTCGGCGTCTGGACGTTCGCCCTCGACGGCAGGGTCGACCCGACAATCGGGCACTCCTGGCGGGACCGACTGCTGGGCGGACTGGCCGGCCTCGCCGTCGGCGCCGTCGGGGTGGCTTTCCTGCTCGGGCCGCCGGAGACGCTGTACCTGGGTGCCATCTTCACGTGGGCGGCACCGGTCTTCGCCCTCCAGTGGGCCGTCGGCTGGCGCTACCTGGTCGCCGTCCGCCGGCGGGTGGCCGCGATGCTCGCGGTGCCGGTGGTGTACCTCTCGACTATCGACCGCTACGCCATCGAGCAGGGGCTGTGGACCATCTCGCCGGAGTACTCTACCGGTCTCACCGTCGCCGGTCTCCCGGTCGAGGAAGGAGCCTTCTTCCTGTGCACGTCGCTGTTCGTGGTGCAGGCGCTCGTCCTCCTCCGGTGGGTGATCGCGCGATGGGGCTGA
- a CDS encoding Brp/Blh family beta-carotene 15,15'-dioxygenase, with protein sequence MGLTDGAVAGQTARTALGRASLFLGWAPLAALVPLSLLLPSIPTTYRYLPLVASAVVFGMPHGAVDYVALPRARTGRVDLRGVAGVVALYLAAGGAYLALWFLAPVPAAALFILLTWFHWGQGELYVLQGLYAADHVDDFTQQVLTVVVRGGLPMLVPLFGFPGRYREVVDTFVAPFGGSAGSWWLFDAWPRLLLMAGFGLVTILTLARGWTRAVDRRGWRLDAAECGLLWVVFFFVPPVLAVGLYFCLWHSVRHIVRVILLDEASVEAVVERRFGRALGKFGLEAAVPTALALAFAGVLWWTTPDPAQTLAGATGLYLVAISVLTLPHTAVVLALDREQDLWHLS encoded by the coding sequence ATGGGGCTGACCGACGGGGCCGTCGCGGGCCAGACCGCGCGCACCGCACTCGGCCGGGCCTCGCTGTTTCTCGGCTGGGCACCGCTGGCCGCGCTCGTCCCGCTGTCGCTGTTGCTCCCGTCGATTCCGACGACCTACCGCTATCTTCCCTTGGTCGCCAGCGCCGTCGTCTTCGGGATGCCACACGGCGCGGTCGACTACGTCGCTCTGCCACGGGCCCGGACCGGCCGGGTCGACCTCCGCGGCGTCGCGGGCGTGGTGGCGCTGTACCTGGCCGCCGGCGGGGCCTACCTGGCGCTGTGGTTCCTCGCGCCCGTCCCCGCTGCGGCCCTGTTCATCCTCCTGACCTGGTTCCACTGGGGGCAGGGCGAACTCTACGTCCTCCAGGGGCTGTACGCGGCCGACCACGTCGACGACTTCACCCAGCAGGTGCTGACCGTCGTCGTCCGCGGCGGGTTGCCGATGCTCGTCCCCCTCTTTGGCTTTCCGGGCCGGTACCGCGAGGTGGTCGACACCTTCGTCGCACCCTTCGGCGGGTCGGCGGGGTCCTGGTGGCTGTTCGACGCCTGGCCGCGCCTGCTGTTGATGGCCGGGTTCGGCCTCGTGACGATTCTCACGCTGGCCCGCGGGTGGACCCGGGCGGTGGACCGACGGGGCTGGCGGCTGGACGCCGCCGAGTGCGGCCTGCTCTGGGTGGTCTTCTTCTTCGTTCCGCCGGTGCTGGCCGTGGGGCTGTACTTCTGTCTGTGGCACTCGGTGCGCCACATCGTCCGCGTCATCTTGCTGGACGAGGCCTCGGTCGAGGCGGTCGTCGAGCGCCGGTTCGGTCGGGCACTCGGGAAGTTCGGCCTGGAGGCAGCGGTGCCGACGGCCCTCGCGCTGGCCTTCGCCGGGGTGCTGTGGTGGACGACGCCCGACCCCGCGCAGACGCTGGCGGGCGCGACGGGGCTGTACCTGGTCGCCATCTCCGTGCTGACGTTGCCCCACACCGCCGTCGTCCTCGCCCTCGACCGGGAACAGGACCTCTGGCACCTGTCGTGA
- a CDS encoding V-type ATP synthase subunit D, which translates to MAKDVKPTRKNLMQIEDRIELSERGHDTLEKKRDGLIMEFMDILDQAQDVREGLDDSYERAQRAIDMARAMDGDVAVRGAAAALKEHPELTTQSKNIMGVVVPQIESSKVKKNLDERGYGVLGTSARIDEAADAYEELLENIILAAEVETAMKKMLEEIETTKRRVNALEFKLLPELRENQEYIEQKLEEQEREEIFRMKKIKAKKEEEERAEREAEEAETEEPLPADD; encoded by the coding sequence ATGGCTAAGGACGTCAAACCCACGCGGAAGAACCTGATGCAGATTGAGGACCGCATCGAACTCTCCGAGCGTGGGCACGACACCCTCGAGAAGAAGCGGGACGGGCTCATCATGGAGTTCATGGACATCCTCGACCAGGCCCAGGACGTCCGCGAGGGGCTGGACGACAGCTACGAGCGCGCACAGCGGGCCATCGACATGGCGCGGGCGATGGACGGCGACGTGGCCGTCCGCGGGGCCGCCGCCGCGCTGAAGGAACACCCCGAACTCACCACCCAGTCGAAGAACATCATGGGCGTCGTCGTCCCGCAAATCGAGTCCTCGAAGGTCAAAAAGAACCTCGACGAGCGCGGCTACGGCGTGCTCGGCACCAGCGCCCGCATCGACGAGGCCGCCGACGCCTACGAGGAACTGCTGGAGAACATCATCCTCGCCGCCGAGGTGGAGACGGCGATGAAGAAGATGCTCGAGGAAATCGAGACGACCAAACGCCGCGTCAACGCCCTGGAGTTCAAACTCCTGCCCGAACTCCGCGAGAATCAGGAGTACATCGAGCAGAAACTCGAAGAACAGGAGCGCGAGGAGATCTTCCGCATGAAGAAGATCAAGGCCAAGAAGGAGGAGGAGGAACGCGCCGAGCGCGAGGCCGAGGAAGCCGAGACCGAGGAACCGCTGCCCGCCGACGACTGA
- a CDS encoding DUF6276 family protein codes for MDCPDCGAETLSFPVPTELREFLPGDEPGAALCTRCLSLHPVADPPADQPDFQQVSTAFPGNTEAAVPMALLVGLLENLALYRAEISDLLARVEQAGTDPLLVLDRLSYDEAIDADVDLAGRRTQLEQLL; via the coding sequence ATGGACTGTCCCGACTGCGGTGCCGAGACGCTTTCCTTTCCCGTCCCCACGGAGCTACGCGAGTTCCTGCCCGGCGACGAACCCGGCGCGGCGCTGTGTACCCGCTGTCTGTCCTTGCACCCGGTGGCCGACCCGCCGGCCGACCAGCCCGACTTCCAGCAGGTGAGTACCGCCTTCCCGGGCAACACCGAGGCCGCCGTCCCGATGGCGCTGCTCGTCGGCCTGCTGGAGAACCTCGCGCTTTACCGGGCCGAGATATCTGACCTGCTCGCCCGCGTCGAGCAGGCCGGCACGGACCCGCTGCTCGTGCTGGACCGCCTCTCGTACGACGAAGCCATCGACGCCGACGTCGACCTCGCCGGCCGCCGCACGCAACTGGAGCAACTTCTCTGA
- the prf1 gene encoding peptide chain release factor aRF-1 has translation MSEQEREQSDKQKYEFRKVIEELKEYRGSGTQLVTIYVPPDRLVSDVVAHVTQEHSEASNIKSKDTRTNVQDALKSIKDRLKYYDTKPPENGMVLFSGAVDAGGGQTDMITRVLESPPQPVESFRYHCDSEFLTEPLEEMLADKGLFGLVVLDRREANVGWLRGKRVEPVKSASSLVPGKQRKGGQSAQRFARLRLEAIDNFYQEVAGMANDLFVPDRHDIDGILVGGPSPTKDEFLDGDYLHHELQDMVLGKFDVAYTDESGLHDLVDAASEVLAEHEMLEDKQVMEEFFKELHDGDKATYGFEPTRENLMMGAVDRLLISEDLRQDVVTYECSNGHTERELVEGTGTPTHTCSRCGEEVEDGEREDVIDHLMEIANQRGTETIFVSTDFEKGEQLLTAFGGVAGLLRYATGV, from the coding sequence ATGAGCGAGCAGGAACGGGAGCAGTCGGACAAACAAAAATACGAGTTCCGGAAGGTCATCGAGGAACTCAAGGAGTACCGCGGGTCCGGGACCCAGCTAGTCACTATCTACGTCCCGCCGGACCGGCTGGTGAGCGACGTCGTCGCCCACGTCACACAGGAACACTCCGAGGCGAGCAACATCAAGTCCAAGGACACCCGGACGAACGTCCAGGACGCGCTGAAGAGCATCAAGGACCGGTTGAAGTACTACGACACCAAGCCACCCGAGAACGGGATGGTCCTCTTTTCGGGTGCGGTCGACGCCGGCGGCGGCCAGACGGACATGATTACCCGCGTGCTGGAGAGCCCGCCCCAGCCCGTCGAGTCCTTTCGCTACCACTGCGACTCCGAGTTCCTGACCGAGCCCCTGGAGGAGATGCTGGCCGACAAGGGCCTGTTCGGTCTCGTCGTGCTGGACCGCCGCGAGGCCAACGTCGGCTGGCTCCGCGGCAAGCGCGTCGAACCGGTCAAGTCCGCCTCCTCGCTGGTGCCGGGCAAGCAGCGAAAGGGTGGCCAGTCCGCACAGCGGTTCGCCCGCCTGCGCCTGGAGGCCATCGACAACTTCTACCAGGAGGTCGCCGGCATGGCCAACGACCTGTTCGTCCCCGACCGCCACGACATCGACGGCATCCTCGTCGGCGGCCCCTCGCCGACGAAAGACGAGTTCCTCGACGGCGACTACCTCCACCACGAACTCCAGGACATGGTCCTGGGGAAGTTCGACGTGGCCTACACCGACGAATCCGGCCTGCACGACCTCGTCGACGCCGCCAGCGAGGTGCTGGCCGAACACGAGATGCTGGAGGACAAGCAGGTCATGGAGGAGTTCTTCAAGGAACTCCACGACGGCGACAAGGCCACCTACGGGTTCGAGCCGACCCGCGAGAACCTGATGATGGGGGCCGTCGACCGCCTGCTCATCAGCGAGGACCTCCGCCAGGACGTCGTCACCTACGAGTGTTCCAACGGCCACACCGAGCGCGAACTCGTCGAGGGCACGGGCACGCCGACCCACACCTGCTCGCGATGCGGGGAGGAGGTCGAAGACGGCGAGCGCGAGGACGTCATCGACCACCTGATGGAGATCGCCAACCAGCGGGGCACGGAGACCATCTTCGTCTCGACCGACTTCGAGAAGGGCGAACAGCTCCTCACCGCCTTCGGCGGCGTCGCCGGGCTGTTGCGCTACGCGACCGGCGTCTAG
- a CDS encoding MinD/ParA family ATP-binding protein, with translation MAGYVCTIAGGKGGVGKTTTALNVAAVLEAAGYDTVVVDADLGMANLGQMLGIDHDSSIHEILAGQATVDDALTETRGDVTVIPGEQTLEAFADADPANLREVITALREAYDAVLVDTGAGLSHETMVPLGLADGILLVTTPDDVAVSDTAKTADLADRVDGRVLGGLVCRVTGETDVAAITAAFDFPTLGVVPVDHDATGSEPLVLHAPDSPAAEAYELLGSTLADVFFEGADPAAGDLVFEASWFEDETDEEDDEEDDDSGGRFGLFG, from the coding sequence ATGGCGGGCTACGTCTGTACGATTGCAGGAGGCAAAGGCGGCGTCGGGAAGACGACGACGGCGCTGAACGTCGCGGCCGTCCTGGAGGCGGCGGGCTACGACACGGTGGTGGTCGACGCCGACCTCGGGATGGCGAACCTCGGGCAGATGCTCGGCATCGACCACGACAGTTCCATCCACGAGATTCTCGCCGGCCAGGCGACCGTCGACGACGCCCTGACGGAGACCCGCGGCGACGTGACGGTCATCCCCGGCGAGCAGACCCTGGAGGCCTTCGCCGACGCCGACCCTGCGAACCTGCGGGAGGTCATCACCGCCCTCCGCGAGGCCTACGACGCGGTGCTGGTCGACACCGGGGCCGGCCTCTCCCACGAGACGATGGTGCCGCTGGGCCTGGCCGACGGCATCCTGCTCGTGACCACGCCCGACGACGTGGCGGTCAGCGACACCGCGAAGACCGCCGACCTCGCCGACCGCGTCGACGGCCGCGTCCTCGGCGGCCTCGTCTGTCGCGTCACCGGCGAGACGGACGTCGCAGCCATCACCGCCGCGTTCGACTTCCCCACGCTCGGCGTCGTTCCCGTCGACCACGACGCCACCGGCTCCGAACCGCTCGTCCTGCACGCCCCCGACAGCCCTGCAGCCGAGGCCTACGAACTGCTGGGCTCGACACTCGCGGACGTGTTCTTCGAGGGGGCAGACCCCGCCGCGGGTGACCTGGTGTTCGAGGCGTCCTGGTTCGAGGACGAGACGGACGAAGAAGACGACGAGGAAGACGACGATTCCGGCGGCCGCTTCGGACTGTTCGGGTAG
- the argS gene encoding arginine--tRNA ligase, with translation MFLAMRTEVRAALAGALAALDFPTDDLGIETPPADVDAVLASSVAYRLAGEAGAPPPAVAEQVADEIDPGEYDYVDSVQTQGPYVNFLPSERYFDDTLEAARADDYGTLEPTGDEVVVEHTSANPTGPVHVGRARNPIIGDALARVLEYAGNDVERHYYVNDAGRQMAVFTWAYETFDEADLPEPERESPEYEMVRYYRKGNSYLEDADPEDVEEAEAEIQAILQGLEEGEEAVYERVGEVVDTVLSGMRGTLERLPATFDEFVKETRFMRDGSTDDVVERLKELDGAVYEDDAWQLTFEDIDKNLVFLRADGTSLYTTRDLAHHEWKFDTFDRAVTVLGEDHKLQAEQLKATLEQLGHDTDRLSTVHYSWVNLPEGGMSTREGTGIDLDDLLDEAIDRAREEVNERMGERIRDDDLTEEDVERIAHEVGIGAVRYDIVSKQPTKGITFEWERALDFEAQSAPYVQYVHARACGILDEAAAADVDVPAPDAVDASALTDPAERDLLRAIAAFPARIEEAADELQPHLIATYTRDIAEAFNTFYRECRVLDVDDAERRTARLALVAAAQTTVANALDALGVAAPDSM, from the coding sequence ATGTTCCTCGCGATGCGAACGGAGGTCCGCGCGGCGCTTGCGGGGGCGCTCGCGGCACTGGACTTCCCGACGGACGACCTCGGCATCGAGACACCGCCGGCGGACGTCGACGCGGTGCTGGCATCCAGCGTCGCCTATCGGCTCGCCGGTGAGGCCGGCGCACCCCCGCCGGCCGTCGCCGAACAGGTGGCCGACGAGATCGACCCCGGCGAGTACGACTACGTCGACAGCGTCCAGACGCAGGGTCCCTACGTCAACTTCCTGCCCAGCGAACGGTACTTCGACGACACGCTCGAAGCCGCCCGGGCCGACGACTACGGCACGCTGGAGCCGACCGGCGACGAGGTAGTCGTCGAACACACCAGCGCGAACCCGACCGGCCCGGTCCACGTCGGGCGCGCGCGCAATCCCATCATCGGCGACGCTCTCGCCCGAGTGCTCGAGTACGCCGGCAACGACGTGGAACGGCACTACTACGTCAACGACGCCGGCCGCCAGATGGCCGTGTTCACGTGGGCCTACGAGACCTTCGACGAGGCGGACCTGCCCGAACCCGAACGCGAGTCCCCGGAGTACGAGATGGTCCGCTACTACCGCAAGGGCAACAGCTACCTCGAAGACGCCGACCCGGAGGACGTCGAGGAAGCCGAAGCCGAGATTCAGGCCATCCTCCAGGGCCTAGAGGAGGGCGAGGAGGCGGTCTACGAGCGCGTCGGCGAGGTCGTCGACACGGTGCTGTCGGGGATGCGCGGGACGCTCGAACGCCTGCCCGCGACCTTCGACGAGTTCGTCAAGGAGACCCGCTTCATGCGCGACGGCTCGACAGACGACGTCGTCGAGCGCCTGAAGGAACTGGACGGCGCCGTCTACGAGGACGACGCCTGGCAACTCACCTTCGAGGACATCGACAAGAACCTCGTATTCCTGCGGGCGGACGGCACGTCGCTGTACACGACGCGTGACCTCGCCCACCACGAGTGGAAGTTCGACACCTTCGACCGCGCGGTCACCGTCCTCGGCGAGGACCACAAGCTCCAGGCCGAGCAACTGAAGGCGACCCTCGAACAGCTGGGCCACGACACCGACCGCCTCTCGACGGTCCACTACTCCTGGGTGAACCTCCCCGAGGGCGGCATGTCCACCCGCGAGGGGACCGGCATCGACCTGGACGACCTGCTGGACGAGGCCATCGACCGCGCCCGCGAGGAGGTCAACGAGCGCATGGGCGAGCGCATCCGCGACGACGACCTGACGGAGGAGGACGTCGAGCGCATCGCCCACGAGGTCGGCATCGGCGCGGTCCGCTACGACATCGTCTCCAAGCAACCGACGAAGGGCATCACCTTCGAGTGGGAGCGGGCGCTCGACTTCGAGGCCCAATCGGCCCCCTACGTCCAGTACGTCCACGCGCGCGCCTGCGGCATCCTCGACGAGGCAGCGGCGGCGGACGTCGACGTCCCCGCACCCGACGCCGTGGACGCGAGCGCGCTGACCGACCCCGCAGAGCGGGACCTCCTGCGCGCTATCGCGGCCTTCCCGGCACGCATCGAGGAGGCCGCCGACGAACTCCAGCCCCACCTCATCGCCACCTACACCCGGGACATCGCCGAGGCGTTCAACACCTTCTACCGGGAGTGTCGCGTCCTCGACGTCGACGACGCCGAGCGCCGGACGGCACGGCTGGCGCTCGTGGCTGCGGCACAGACCACGGTCGCCAACGCGCTCGACGCACTCGGCGTCGCCGCGCCCGACTCGATGTAG
- a CDS encoding HTH domain-containing protein: MTPRPGYEVQVCLRPFTPQDVQQRQQEVIGRIEALAADGIVDPTVVWWSPRVCPPGTDNPLSAGCPDVVHELLDLADRDGFSLEPFIRKVGGVHPGTDDSLVLPVICLVVRHGGAIGGLYPVALDDTKFTVEDGLQALETGGGVLNLA, encoded by the coding sequence ATGACACCCCGCCCCGGCTACGAAGTGCAGGTCTGCCTCCGTCCGTTCACGCCACAGGACGTCCAACAGCGCCAGCAGGAGGTCATCGGTCGCATCGAGGCGCTGGCGGCCGACGGCATCGTCGACCCGACGGTCGTCTGGTGGAGTCCGCGGGTCTGTCCGCCGGGGACCGACAACCCTCTCAGCGCCGGGTGCCCGGACGTCGTCCACGAACTGCTGGACCTGGCCGACCGCGACGGCTTCTCGCTGGAGCCGTTCATCCGCAAGGTCGGCGGCGTCCACCCGGGCACGGACGACTCGCTGGTCCTCCCGGTCATCTGTCTCGTCGTCCGCCACGGCGGTGCTATCGGCGGCCTCTACCCCGTTGCGCTCGACGACACGAAGTTCACCGTCGAGGACGGCCTGCAGGCGCTGGAGACCGGCGGCGGCGTGTTGAACCTCGCGTAG
- a CDS encoding HTH domain-containing protein: MTDAGNPTDTVAGIESLGSLRIDCYIRSNISRVSDRQVEAILERLRSLSEAGLVADYQTRQWPPKRHAVVESQAAETTRGELLAKFEGWADQRGYSLKPAFQRRMVPGSLVGADEPREEVRVPIVTLALYDESTETEPLTGVVPYTDEYDTDERRTYTIDAWLSALEDRTRQSTGPVTQPSPAADGD, encoded by the coding sequence ATGACAGACGCCGGGAACCCGACAGACACAGTCGCCGGAATCGAGTCGCTGGGTAGCCTTCGAATCGACTGTTACATCCGCTCGAACATCTCGCGGGTCAGCGACAGGCAGGTGGAGGCGATTCTGGAGCGCCTGCGTTCGCTCAGCGAGGCGGGACTCGTCGCCGACTACCAGACCCGGCAGTGGCCGCCGAAGCGCCACGCCGTGGTCGAATCACAGGCTGCGGAGACGACGCGGGGGGAACTCCTGGCCAAGTTCGAGGGATGGGCGGACCAGCGCGGCTACTCGCTCAAGCCCGCCTTCCAGCGCCGGATGGTGCCCGGCTCGCTCGTCGGTGCCGACGAGCCACGGGAGGAGGTCCGGGTGCCCATCGTGACGCTCGCCCTGTATGACGAGTCGACGGAGACGGAGCCACTGACCGGTGTCGTGCCGTACACCGACGAGTACGACACCGACGAGCGACGGACCTACACCATCGACGCCTGGCTGAGCGCACTTGAAGACCGGACCCGGCAGAGTACGGGTCCCGTCACGCAGCCGTCGCCTGCCGCTGACGGCGACTGA
- the twy1 gene encoding 4-demethylwyosine synthase TYW1: protein MSESDGPKQVSDPAYHSENHTAAQTCGWTKNALRGEGKCYKYIFYGIESHRCMQMTPVVKCNERCVFCWRDHQGHAYELGDVEWDDPAAVADASVRLQKKLLSGFGGNDEVPREVFEEAMEPRHVAISLDGEPTLYPYLPELIEEFHDRDITTFLVSNGTNPDVLAECDPTQLYVSVDAADRQTFDSTVKAVEDSAWDNLIDTLDVLAAKDDTRTVIRTTLVKGHNMHHPEWYAAMCDRADADFVEMKAYMHVGHSRGRLDRDSMPEHEEVRAFTEELGEYLREHDVLKEVEPSRVAMLAREEATWVPKLEKSSEFWERDPVVEY from the coding sequence ATGAGTGAGTCCGACGGGCCGAAGCAGGTCTCGGACCCGGCCTACCACAGCGAGAACCACACCGCGGCCCAGACCTGCGGGTGGACGAAGAACGCGCTCCGCGGGGAGGGCAAGTGTTACAAGTACATCTTCTACGGTATCGAGTCCCACCGCTGTATGCAGATGACGCCGGTCGTCAAGTGCAACGAGCGGTGTGTCTTCTGCTGGCGCGACCACCAGGGCCACGCCTACGAACTCGGTGACGTGGAGTGGGACGACCCGGCCGCCGTCGCCGACGCCTCCGTGCGCCTCCAGAAGAAACTCCTCTCGGGCTTCGGCGGCAACGACGAGGTGCCCCGCGAGGTGTTCGAGGAGGCCATGGAGCCGCGACACGTCGCCATCTCGCTGGACGGCGAACCGACGCTGTACCCGTATCTGCCGGAACTCATCGAGGAGTTCCACGACCGCGACATCACCACCTTCCTCGTCTCGAACGGCACCAACCCCGACGTGCTCGCGGAGTGTGACCCGACGCAACTGTACGTCTCCGTCGATGCGGCCGACCGCCAGACGTTTGATTCGACGGTCAAGGCCGTCGAGGACAGCGCCTGGGACAATCTCATCGACACGCTGGACGTCCTGGCGGCGAAAGACGACACGCGAACCGTCATCCGGACGACGCTGGTCAAGGGTCACAACATGCACCACCCGGAGTGGTACGCGGCGATGTGCGACCGCGCGGACGCCGACTTCGTCGAGATGAAGGCGTACATGCACGTCGGCCACTCGCGGGGACGGCTGGACCGCGACTCGATGCCCGAACACGAGGAGGTCCGTGCGTTCACGGAGGAGTTGGGCGAGTACCTGCGCGAGCACGACGTGCTGAAGGAGGTCGAACCCTCGCGCGTGGCGATGCTGGCCCGCGAGGAGGCGACGTGGGTGCCGAAACTGGAGAAGTCCAGCGAGTTCTGGGAACGGGACCCGGTCGTGGAGTACTGA
- a CDS encoding peptidylprolyl isomerase, protein MSNLTATLHTSNGDVEVELFDERAPRTVENFVGLAQGADDYENTEVAPGTGAWKDPETGEKRIDPLYDGVEFHRVIEGFMIQGGDPTGTGRGGPGYQFDDEFHDELTHDGPGILSMANSGPNTNGSQFFITLDAQPHLDGKHAVFGQVTDGMDVVEEIGNVETDMHDGPTTPVTLESVEIHE, encoded by the coding sequence ATGAGTAACCTGACTGCGACACTCCACACGTCGAACGGCGACGTCGAAGTCGAACTGTTCGACGAGCGCGCGCCCCGCACCGTCGAGAACTTCGTCGGGCTGGCACAGGGTGCCGACGACTACGAGAACACCGAGGTTGCCCCGGGAACGGGCGCGTGGAAGGACCCCGAGACGGGCGAGAAGCGCATCGACCCGCTGTACGACGGCGTCGAGTTCCACCGCGTCATCGAGGGCTTCATGATTCAGGGTGGGGACCCGACCGGCACCGGCCGCGGCGGCCCCGGCTACCAGTTCGACGACGAGTTCCACGACGAACTGACCCACGACGGGCCGGGCATCCTCAGCATGGCCAACTCCGGGCCGAACACCAACGGGTCGCAATTTTTCATCACGCTGGACGCCCAGCCCCACCTCGACGGCAAACACGCCGTCTTCGGCCAGGTCACCGACGGGATGGACGTCGTCGAGGAAATCGGCAACGTCGAGACGGACATGCACGACGGGCCGACGACGCCGGTCACGCTCGAATCTGTCGAGATTCACGAGTAG
- a CDS encoding ferredoxin: MDEDGAESPIDPADIGERDAPPVAEKPYKILFEANRCIGAGKCAEVSDNWTLDISTGIASPEAYFVGEDELDENVRAAEVCPAKKDRGVIHVIDRETGEEIAPDPEGDGTVSVDW; this comes from the coding sequence ATGGACGAGGACGGGGCCGAGAGCCCGATAGACCCGGCGGATATCGGCGAGCGCGACGCGCCGCCGGTCGCCGAGAAGCCCTACAAGATACTCTTCGAAGCGAACAGGTGCATCGGCGCTGGCAAGTGTGCGGAGGTGTCCGACAACTGGACGCTCGACATCTCGACGGGCATCGCCAGCCCGGAGGCGTACTTCGTCGGCGAGGACGAACTGGACGAGAACGTCAGAGCCGCCGAGGTCTGCCCCGCGAAGAAGGACCGCGGCGTCATCCACGTCATCGACCGCGAGACGGGCGAGGAGATAGCGCCCGACCCCGAAGGCGACGGCACGGTGTCCGTCGACTGGTGA